From the genome of Labedella gwakjiensis:
GCCCAACCAGTACGCGAATCCCAACGGCCCGCGCAGCCACTACGAGACCACGGGTCCCGAGATCTGGCGCGACACCGAGGGCAAGCTCACCCACTTCGTCGCCGGAGTCGGTACCGGTGGCACGATCTCCGGCACGGGGCGCTACCTGCGCGAGGTCGCGGGAGATTCCGTCCGCATCATCGGTGCCGATCCCGAGGGCAGCGTGTACTCGGGCGGGACGGGGCGCCCCTACCTCGTCGAGGGTGTCGGTGAGGACTTCTGGCCGAGCGCGTACGACCCCACGGTGGTCGACGAGGTCATCCCCGTCACGGACGCCGAGTCCTTCGAGATGACGCGCCGCCTCGCTCGCGAGGAGGGTCTGCTCGTCGGCGGATCGAGCGGCATGGCCGTGGTGGCCGCTCTCCGAGCGGCGCGCGACCTCCCGGCCGACGCCGTCGTCGTCGTGCTCCTGCCCGACGGCGGGCGCGGCTACCTCGCCAAGATCTTCAACGACAAGTGGATGCGCTCGTACGGCTTCCTCGAGGAGGCCGCCGACGCGACGGTGGCCGACGTCGTGTCGGCCAAGGGCGGCGCGATCCCCGCGCTCGTCCACGCCCACCCCATCGACACGGTGCGCGACGCGATCGCGGTCATGAGCGAGTTCGGCGTCAGCCAGTTGCCTGTGCTCACGGCCGAACCGCCCGTCGTCATGGGAGAGGTCATCGGGGCGGTGTCCGAGCGGTCGCTCCTCGAGAGCGTCTTCTCGGGTGAGACCAAGATGTCGGACACGGTGGCGACGGTCGTCTCCGAGCCGCTCCCCATGATCGGCTCGGGTGAATCGATCGCGGCCGTGCGCGCGGCGCTCGCGACCTCCGACGCCCTCCTCGTCACCCTCGACGGCAAGCCGCAC
Proteins encoded in this window:
- a CDS encoding cystathionine beta-synthase, which translates into the protein MKYARTILDLVGNTPLVQLNSVTDGIAATVLAKVEYMNPGGSAKDRIASRIIDAAEAEGKLRPGGTIVEPTSGNTGVGLALVAQQRGYKCVFVLPDKVGEDKRNVLTAYGAEIVMTPTAVAPDHPESYYSVSDRLTAEIPGAFKPNQYANPNGPRSHYETTGPEIWRDTEGKLTHFVAGVGTGGTISGTGRYLREVAGDSVRIIGADPEGSVYSGGTGRPYLVEGVGEDFWPSAYDPTVVDEVIPVTDAESFEMTRRLAREEGLLVGGSSGMAVVAALRAARDLPADAVVVVLLPDGGRGYLAKIFNDKWMRSYGFLEEAADATVADVVSAKGGAIPALVHAHPIDTVRDAIAVMSEFGVSQLPVLTAEPPVVMGEVIGAVSERSLLESVFSGETKMSDTVATVVSEPLPMIGSGESIAAVRAALATSDALLVTLDGKPHAVITRHDLLAFLGE